Proteins encoded by one window of Nitrospirota bacterium:
- the rpmA gene encoding 50S ribosomal protein L27, with translation MAHKKGVGSSRNGRDSSAQRLGVKRFGGQLVKAGHVLVRQRGTVFHPGFNVGKGSDDTLFAKISGIVTFERKDRTRQQISVYPAAQAE, from the coding sequence ATGGCTCATAAAAAAGGTGTAGGAAGTTCAAGAAACGGCCGCGACAGTTCAGCGCAGAGGCTTGGCGTAAAAAGATTCGGCGGACAGCTTGTCAAGGCAGGACATGTCCTTGTCAGGCAGAGAGGCACTGTATTTCATCCGGGCTTTAATGTAGGCAAGGGAAGCGATGACACGCTTTTCGCAAAGATAAGCGGCATTGTGACCTTTGAACGCAAAGACAGGACCAGACAACAGATAAGCGTTTATCCGGCAGCTCAGGCAGAGTAA
- the rplU gene encoding 50S ribosomal protein L21 — MYAVIETGGKQYKVSEGEVLKVEKLSATGSFDFDKVLMVSDGTKAAFGSPFLSSAKVTAEVIGDGKAKKVLVYKQKPRKGYRKLRGHRQTYTQVKIKSIALT, encoded by the coding sequence ATGTATGCAGTGATTGAGACAGGCGGCAAGCAGTACAAAGTTTCAGAGGGCGAAGTCCTCAAGGTAGAAAAACTCAGTGCGACAGGCTCTTTTGACTTTGATAAAGTCCTTATGGTTTCTGACGGAACCAAGGCTGCCTTTGGCAGTCCTTTTCTTTCATCCGCAAAGGTTACTGCCGAGGTTATAGGCGATGGAAAGGCAAAAAAAGTCCTCGTCTATAAGCAGAAACCGAGAAAAGGCTATAGAAAGCTGAGAGGGCACAGGCAGACTTATACTCAGGTAAAGATTAAAAGCATAGCTTTGACTTAA
- the ychF gene encoding redox-regulated ATPase YchF — translation MKLFITGFSNSGKTTAFNALTGLNLPAATYPALITADTAPHSGIVKIPDKRIERLSSVYKPKKTTYATVEYVDYPGITSGGNASQNIKVFNLIKDVDAIVHVVRAFEDNSVIHPMETVDPLRDVRAFEAEIILGDLDFAEKRLERIELAAKKGKKKDETDKQLLSKCKNALENEISLRNVLFTDGEKKIMLAYQLLSTLPEIIALNIGEADLKTDKAVRLQKEIEDYFRENSPDTIPLVIALCGKIEMEIAQLPGEEARAFLDDLSIDEPAMHKLCRVSYKALGLISFFTVGEDEVRAWTIKNGTDAQKAAGKIHSDIEKGFIRAEVISYDDFIASDESMVTAKGKGLLRLEGRNYPVKDGDIINFKFNV, via the coding sequence GTGAAATTATTTATCACAGGCTTTTCCAATTCAGGCAAGACAACTGCGTTTAACGCCCTGACAGGATTAAATCTGCCTGCCGCGACATACCCTGCCCTGATAACCGCTGACACAGCGCCTCACAGCGGCATCGTAAAAATTCCGGATAAAAGGATAGAAAGACTGTCTTCTGTTTATAAGCCGAAGAAAACCACCTACGCAACAGTTGAATATGTTGACTATCCGGGCATTACATCAGGAGGCAATGCCTCGCAAAATATAAAGGTCTTTAATTTAATTAAAGATGTTGACGCCATTGTGCATGTAGTCAGGGCTTTTGAGGACAATTCTGTCATACATCCGATGGAAACTGTGGACCCGCTCAGGGATGTCAGGGCTTTTGAAGCGGAGATTATACTGGGCGACCTTGATTTTGCCGAAAAAAGGCTTGAGCGGATAGAGCTTGCGGCAAAAAAAGGAAAAAAAAAGGATGAGACGGATAAACAGCTTTTGAGTAAATGCAAAAATGCCCTTGAAAATGAAATATCCTTAAGAAATGTTTTATTTACAGATGGAGAAAAAAAGATTATGCTGGCCTATCAGCTCCTCTCAACGCTTCCGGAGATCATCGCGCTTAACATCGGAGAGGCAGATTTAAAGACAGACAAGGCAGTCAGGCTTCAAAAGGAAATTGAAGATTATTTCAGGGAGAATTCCCCGGATACAATCCCGCTGGTCATAGCGCTCTGCGGGAAGATAGAAATGGAGATTGCGCAGCTTCCCGGAGAGGAGGCAAGGGCTTTTCTTGACGACCTTAGCATTGATGAGCCTGCCATGCACAAGCTCTGCAGGGTTTCCTATAAAGCGCTCGGGCTTATTTCATTTTTCACTGTCGGGGAAGACGAGGTGCGGGCATGGACTATTAAAAACGGCACTGACGCCCAGAAGGCGGCGGGTAAAATTCATTCTGATATTGAAAAGGGATTTATCCGCGCAGAGGTTATAAGCTATGATGATTTTATAGCGTCGGATGAGAGCATGGTTACGGCAAAAGGCAAAGGGCTTTTGAGGCTTGAGGGCAGGAATTATCCCGTAAAAGACGGGGACATAATAAATTTTAAGTTTAATGTGTAA
- the hemL gene encoding glutamate-1-semialdehyde 2,1-aminomutase, with amino-acid sequence MHKLIHTKSKTLFKKAQSCIPGGVNSPVRAFKAVGGSPIFIESAKGSKIYDADGNEYIDYVLSWGPMILGHTHPQVTKALQKAAEKGTSYGAPTGLEIELAKMILKAYPSMDKVRMVNSGTEATMSAIRAARGFTGRDKIIKFEGCYHGHADGLLVKAGSGALTFGVPDSPGVPKDYAKNTITVPFNDLNALKKILEKEAKNIACVIIEPVVGNIGCVIPKKGFLQGLRSLTKKYDVVLIFDEVMTGFRVSYGGAQKAYGIKPDMTCLGKVIGGGLPVGAYGGKKEIMSMIAPEGPVYQAGTLSGNPLAMTAGIVTLKILSMPAVYKKILEKSAALEYALRDASKRAGVKTKFYRAGTMFCTYFTETEVVDYTTAKKSDTAKFARFFSGMIERGINLAPSQFEAGFMSLAHSGADINKTAKAAYDVFKKIQ; translated from the coding sequence AATTAATTCACACAAAATCCAAAACACTTTTTAAAAAAGCCCAGTCCTGCATTCCGGGCGGGGTGAACAGTCCTGTCAGGGCGTTTAAGGCTGTAGGCGGAAGTCCTATTTTTATTGAATCAGCAAAAGGCTCCAAAATCTATGACGCTGACGGCAACGAATACATTGACTACGTGCTTTCATGGGGACCGATGATACTCGGGCATACCCATCCTCAGGTGACAAAGGCGCTTCAGAAGGCTGCGGAGAAAGGCACAAGTTACGGCGCTCCTACAGGTCTTGAAATAGAGCTTGCAAAGATGATACTCAAGGCATATCCCTCCATGGACAAGGTAAGGATGGTAAACTCCGGCACAGAGGCGACTATGAGCGCCATAAGGGCGGCAAGGGGTTTTACCGGAAGGGACAAAATCATAAAATTTGAAGGCTGTTATCACGGGCACGCAGACGGACTCCTTGTAAAGGCCGGCTCCGGCGCTTTGACATTCGGCGTGCCTGACAGCCCCGGGGTTCCTAAGGATTATGCAAAAAACACAATCACGGTTCCATTTAATGATTTAAATGCCCTGAAAAAAATTCTGGAGAAAGAGGCAAAGAATATTGCCTGCGTAATTATTGAGCCAGTGGTGGGGAATATCGGATGCGTCATCCCCAAAAAAGGCTTTCTTCAGGGGTTAAGAAGTCTTACTAAAAAATACGACGTGGTCCTGATATTTGATGAGGTCATGACAGGCTTTAGGGTTTCCTACGGCGGGGCGCAGAAGGCATATGGGATAAAGCCTGATATGACATGCCTTGGAAAAGTGATAGGCGGCGGACTGCCGGTAGGCGCTTACGGAGGGAAAAAAGAAATAATGAGCATGATTGCGCCGGAAGGTCCTGTTTATCAGGCCGGCACACTCTCAGGCAATCCGCTTGCAATGACTGCCGGCATTGTGACATTAAAAATTTTATCCATGCCCGCAGTTTATAAAAAGATTCTTGAAAAATCCGCAGCCCTTGAATATGCCCTCAGGGACGCTTCAAAACGCGCAGGGGTAAAGACAAAATTTTACAGGGCCGGGACTATGTTCTGCACATATTTTACGGAAACAGAGGTCGTTGATTACACAACCGCAAAAAAATCAGATACCGCAAAATTTGCAAGATTCTTCAGCGGCATGATTGAGAGAGGCATTAATTTAGCTCCCTCACAATTTGAAGCGGGGTTTATGTCGCTTGCGCACTCCGGCGCGGACATAAATAAAACCGCAAAAGCGGCTTATGATGTCTTCAAGAAAATACAGTGA